A DNA window from Pithys albifrons albifrons isolate INPA30051 chromosome 7, PitAlb_v1, whole genome shotgun sequence contains the following coding sequences:
- the LOC139674670 gene encoding olfactory receptor 14J1-like, whose amino-acid sequence MSNSSFISQFLLLPLADTRQLQLLHLWLFLGISLAALLGNGLIISAVACDHHLHTPMHFFLLNLSLTDLGSICTTVPKAIHNSLWDTTTISFIGCAAQLLFFMLFITTEYCVLTIMCYDHYVAICKPLHYGTLLGSRACAHMAAAAWASGFLYSLLHTTNTFSLPLCQGNALGQFFCEIPQILKLSCSHSYLREAGLLLVSICLVFGCFIFIVFSYVQIFRAVLRIPSEQGRHKAFSTCLPHLAVVSLFIGTGTFSYLKPPSISSQSLDLALSVLYSVVPPALNPLIYSLRNQELKDALRKMMTGCFSAARTCQFSSVQCSQ is encoded by the coding sequence atgtccaacagcagcttcatcagccagttcctcctcctgccattggcagacacgcggcagctgcagctcctgcacttgtggctcttcctgggcatctccctggctgccctcctgggcaacggcctcatcatcagcgccgtagcctgcgaccaccacctgcacacccccatgcacttcttcctgctcaacctgtccctcacagacctgggctccatctgcaccactgtccccaaagccattcacaactccctctgggacaccacaaccatctccttcataggatgtgctgcacagctccttTTCTTTATGTTGTTCATAACAACAGAGTATTGtgtcctcaccatcatgtgctacgaccactacgttgccatctgcaaacccctgcactatgggaccctcctgggcagcagagcttgtgcccacatggcagcagctgcctgggccagtggctttctctactctctgctgcacacaaccaatacattttccctgcccctgtgccagggtaaTGCCCTaggccagttcttctgtgaaatcccacagattctcaagctctcctgctcacactcctacctcagggaagcTGGGCTTCTTTTGGTTAGTATCTGTTTagtttttggttgtttcattttcatagttttctcctatgtgcagatcttcagggctgtgctgaggatcccctctgagcagggacggcacaaagccttttccacgtgcctccctcacctggccgtggtctccctgtttatcggcactggcacattttcctacCTGAAACCTCCCTCCATCTCATCCCAGTCTCTGGATCTGgcactgtcagttctgtactcggtggtgcctcccgcactgaaccccctcatctacagcctgagaaaccaggagctcaaggatgccctgaggaaaatgatgactggatgtttttcagcagcaagaacctgccagttttcttctgtacagtgttCACAATAA
- the LOC139674671 gene encoding olfactory receptor 14C36-like: MSNSSSISQFLLLPLADTRQLQLLHLWLFLGISLAALLGNGLIISAVACDHQLHTPMHFFLLNLSLTDLGCICTTVPKAMHNSLWDTTTISYMGCAAQLFLFTFFMSAEFFLLTIMCYDRYVAICKPLHYGTLLGSRACAHMAAAAWASGFLNALLHTANTFSLPLCHGNALGQFFCEIPHILKLSCSHSYLREIGLLVVSAFPFVGCFIFIVFSYVQIFRAVLRIPSEQGRHKAFSTCLPHLAVVSLFLSTGIFAYLKPPSVSSPSLDLGLSVLYSVVPPVLNPLIYSLRNQEFKVALREVMTGCFTISNPTQPGVICKLTEGALDLLIQIIDKDV; this comes from the exons atgtccaacagcagctccatcagccagttcctcctcctgccattggcagacacgcggcagctgcagctcctgcacttgtggctcttcctgggcatctccctggctgccctcctgggcaacggcctcatcatcagcgccgtagcctgcgaccaccagctgcacacccccatgcacttcttcctgctcaacctgtccctcacagacctgggctgcatctgcaccactgtccccaaagccatgcacaactccctctgggacaccacaaccatctcctacatgggatgtgctgcacagctctttctgtttACGTTTTTTATGTCAGCTgagtttttcctcctcaccatcatgtgctatgACCGCTatgttgccatctgcaaacccctgcactatgggaccctcctgggcagcagagcttgtgcccacatggcagcagctgcctgggccagtggctttctcaatgctctgctgcacacagccaatacattttccctgcccctgtgccatggcaatgccctgggccagttcttttGTGAAATCCCACATAttctcaagctctcctgctcacactcctacctcagggaaattgggcttcttgtggttagtgcttttccatttgtgggatgtttcattttcatagttttctcctatgtgcagatcttcagggctgtgctgaggatcccctctgagcagggacggcacaaagccttttccacgtgcctccctcacctggctgtggtctccctgtttctcagcactggcatatttgcctacctgaagcctccctccgtctcttccccatctctggatcTGGGTCTGTCAGTTCTGTATTCGGTGGTTCCTCCAGTCCtcaaccccctcatctacagccttAGGAACCAGGAGTTTAAGGTAGCTCTCAGGGAAGTAATGACTGGATGCTTTACA atcagcaatcccacccagcctggtgtcatctgcaaactgactgaagGTGCACTTGAtctcctcatccagatcattgataaagatgttTAA